The genomic interval GTTCACCGCCCCGGCCCAGGTGGTCAAGGGACTGCTGTTCCCTGGCTTTTCGGAGTCGGACTGCAACCCGGATATCGGCGACAGCGCGATCACCGAGACGTGCGGCATCGGCGGCTTCGCGATGGCGGCCGCGCCCGCGATCGTCAAGTTCGTCGGCGGATCGGCGAGCGATGCGCTGAACTACACCCAGAAGATGTACGAGATCACCGAGGCCGAGTCGACGACGTTCCAGATCCCGTCGCTCGACTTCCGGGGCTCGCCGACCGGCATCAACCTGCTGAAGGTGTGCGAGACCGGCATCCTGCCCCAGATCAACACCGGCATCGCCCACAAGCAGCCGGGCATCGGCCAGGTCGGCGCCGGCCTGGTGAACCCGCCCATGAAATGTTTCGAAGACGCCCTCGAAGCGTATGTCGAAACGTATGTTCCCTGAGGACCACCGCTGAGACGCGGAGAACGCTTCATCACAAAGGCACAAAGATTAGGATAATGGTATGTATAAAATTTTCTTCTTCGTGTCTTTTGCGTTGAAATAGAATTCGAACTCAAATTCCAAGGAGTGAAGGAAGCAATATGAAAGCACCCAAGATGTATGATTTGACCCAGCGACTCAGCATTCACACGCCGCCGTGGCCGAGCTACATGCCCCTGCAGGTCCAGTATTTCAAGCGCATCGCCGGCGCCCACATGGGCCAGGGCGCGAACGGCCAGATCATCAAGACCAGCAACCACGTCGGCACCCACATCGACGGCGAGATTCACTTCTGCGCCAACGGCCGCACGATCGGCGACACGCCGCTCGAGGACTTCTGCGGCGAAGGCGTTGTGGTCGACATCTCCGACTGCGTCAGCGACTACTCGCTCTACTCGCCCGAGATGCTCGAAAAGCGCGCCGAGATCAAGAAGGGCGACATCCTGATCATCAACACCGGCTACCACCGCTACGGCTGGGATCAGAAGGAAGCCGACGAGGTGCGCTACATGGTTCGCCACCCGGGGCCAAACCCCGATTTCCACAAGTGGTGCGCCAAGATGAAGTTCAAGTGGATCGGCGTCGACTGCGGCTCGGCCGACCACCCGATGAACACGATCCTCCGCCAGTGGCACCCGAAGGCCTTCGAGGCCGCCGAGAAGAAGCTGAAGAAGGATTACGGCAAGGCCTGGGACGAGATGTTCCCCTATGACGAGTATTACCAGGTCATGCACCTCAAGATGTTCCCCAAGGGCATCATCCACGCCGAGAACCTCGGCGGCGAGATCGACAAGCTGAAGAACAAGCGCACCTGGATCGGCCTCTTCCCCTGGCGCGCCATCGAACTCGAGTCCTGCATCAGCCGCATCGTCGCCTTCGACTTCGGCAAGTAATCCATTCGTTCATCGAGCAGGTCCGGGCAGCATGTTCCCGGACCTGTTTCGATGAAGATATTGAGCATCCGGAAAATGCTTGGTAAACTGATCACGTGACTCAACAAAGCAAAATTCTCTGGCAAATCCTCCGAGGGCAGGCAGATAACAACATTTCCTTTTCTGACCTTTGCTCACTGCTGGCTCACCTTGGATTCGCAATGCGTATCAAAGGTGATCATCATATATTCCATAAAACAGGTGTCGTCGAGATCATCAATCTTCAACCAAATGGCAATCAAGCGAAGGCCTACCAAGTGAAGCAGGTCAGAAATTTGATTCTTGAATACCGGTTAGGAAACATCGATGAGTAAATACGAAATCATCCTGTATTGGAGCGATCAAGACCAGGCCTATATCGCTGAAATCCCTGAACTGCCCGGCTGCATGGCCGATGGGCCGACATATATTGCCGCCCTTCAAAATGCAGAAGTCATCATCCAGGAATGGATTGAAACAGCGACAGAACTTGGCAGAGAAATTCCCTTGCCCAAAGGCCGCCTGAAATACGCATGACATCCCAATTTCGGATGTATTCTTGTCATCAGACAATCAGCGAAGAAGACACACATTCGAGAATAGCATAAGGAATTTTTCATGCAGAATATGGAATGGGTGAAGGAGTTCGGCGGGGCGGTGACGGTTTGTGACGCGGACGGGGTCATTCTGAGCATGAACGAGAAGGCGTGCAGGACGTTCGCGAAGGACGGCGGGGCCTCGCTCGTCGGGAAAAGCCTGTATGACTGCCACCCGGAAAAGGCGCGGGCGAAGATCCGCGAGATCATGGAAAAGCGCGTCACGAACGCCTACACCATCGAAAAAGCCGGTATAAAGAAGTTGATATATCAGGCACCATGGTATAAAGACGGCGCGTTCGCGGGCCTCGTGGAATTGTCCATCGAAATTCCTCTCGAGATGCCACATTTCGTCCGCACCCCGCCTTCGGCCTCGGAAACCTGACAGGCGAAGGAACGTTGCCGGAACCGAGGTATTGATTTCTCCATACCAAAAGCCCATTTTCCGTTCCCGTTCGTGCCGAGCTCGTCGAAGCACGAGAGGCTCTCGCCCTTCGACAAGCTCAGGGCGATCGAGTGGCTTTCATTCTGCAGGGCTCATGAGGTTGCCATGATCTCCTCCCGCGATGTGGGCATAATTTGTCAATTCGGGAATAAATCTGTAGAATGAACAGATAATCGTCATCAGGGGGCATTTGTGACACACAGGACAGTATTGGCCGCGGCATTCGCTTTTTCGGTCGCGTTCGGCTATCCGGC from Candidatus Ozemobacteraceae bacterium carries:
- a CDS encoding cyclase family protein — translated: MKAPKMYDLTQRLSIHTPPWPSYMPLQVQYFKRIAGAHMGQGANGQIIKTSNHVGTHIDGEIHFCANGRTIGDTPLEDFCGEGVVVDISDCVSDYSLYSPEMLEKRAEIKKGDILIINTGYHRYGWDQKEADEVRYMVRHPGPNPDFHKWCAKMKFKWIGVDCGSADHPMNTILRQWHPKAFEAAEKKLKKDYGKAWDEMFPYDEYYQVMHLKMFPKGIIHAENLGGEIDKLKNKRTWIGLFPWRAIELESCISRIVAFDFGK
- a CDS encoding type II toxin-antitoxin system HicA family toxin — encoded protein: MTQQSKILWQILRGQADNNISFSDLCSLLAHLGFAMRIKGDHHIFHKTGVVEIINLQPNGNQAKAYQVKQVRNLILEYRLGNIDE
- a CDS encoding type II toxin-antitoxin system HicB family antitoxin; protein product: MSKYEIILYWSDQDQAYIAEIPELPGCMADGPTYIAALQNAEVIIQEWIETATELGREIPLPKGRLKYA
- a CDS encoding PAS domain-containing protein, which encodes MEWVKEFGGAVTVCDADGVILSMNEKACRTFAKDGGASLVGKSLYDCHPEKARAKIREIMEKRVTNAYTIEKAGIKKLIYQAPWYKDGAFAGLVELSIEIPLEMPHFVRTPPSASET